The following are from one region of the Cyanobium gracile PCC 6307 genome:
- a CDS encoding pilus assembly FimT family protein produces the protein MIAVAVISILAAIGLSSFLSSYTDRRLRLAAIELSTALATAREIANKELPGTNSCRIVQTLTASTATITSTAQDCSGSPIETPLPSANLKDISGLTNLTVDANRTFTFIYGGLSTNGTDTEQTVRLSESSTTTSYCINLTLPSSIVRIGSAQGTSACNYQRTI, from the coding sequence ATGATCGCTGTTGCCGTCATCTCGATCTTAGCGGCTATAGGCTTGAGCTCATTTTTAAGTTCTTACACTGACCGAAGATTGCGTTTGGCAGCCATTGAATTATCGACTGCACTCGCCACCGCCCGAGAGATCGCAAATAAGGAGTTACCAGGCACAAACTCTTGTAGAATTGTACAAACACTAACAGCTAGCACTGCAACTATTACAAGCACAGCACAAGACTGTTCTGGCTCTCCGATTGAAACTCCATTGCCTTCCGCCAATCTCAAAGACATCTCCGGGTTGACCAATCTGACCGTGGATGCCAATCGAACTTTTACTTTCATCTACGGTGGTCTGAGCACCAACGGAACTGACACTGAACAAACAGTGCGGCTTTCTGAGTCAAGCACGACAACGAGTTACTGCATCAACCTCACACTGCCTTCCTCTATTGTCAGAATTGGCTCAGCACAGGGGACATCTGCTTGCAATTATCAACGCACAATTTAG
- a CDS encoding prepilin-type N-terminal cleavage/methylation domain-containing protein, whose amino-acid sequence MIRLIAERRLCNKSQGFTLVELLLAAVLGVIVIGGLGASLLISEIGLQRRFESDKNLKDSVTRVSALMQREISFASNIELPTSHSCGGNTINNPVVIIGPRNLWRVTYGISSPNPVTGWQATTLVRCGPPYNSDGSFNLASNVTSVVIQNLTTSNPWVREINTDLSVTASGTVANALSRGINITLNLGNAGVPFSQSFAARSSTNPYYSMGDQLDNGGSFTATCTNVTSTPSSVICTRTTNSKPIIVGGVLTTDNDIRNHFYVPSTATNVTIVGDSLYEDIVYLPLPRAQYTTIRRSASSGSANCDRTSCYLSGGGQAITLSNINVLVFPDFIMGI is encoded by the coding sequence ATGATACGTCTCATTGCGGAACGTAGACTATGTAACAAATCGCAGGGATTCACCCTCGTCGAGCTACTTTTGGCGGCAGTTCTTGGTGTAATCGTAATCGGGGGGCTGGGCGCTTCTCTACTGATTTCAGAGATAGGTCTTCAGAGAAGATTTGAGAGTGATAAGAATCTGAAAGACTCCGTGACCCGCGTCTCGGCGTTAATGCAAAGGGAAATATCCTTTGCCAGCAACATTGAACTACCCACAAGCCATAGCTGTGGTGGAAATACCATCAACAATCCAGTGGTAATCATAGGACCTCGTAATCTGTGGCGAGTTACATATGGCATTTCTAGCCCGAATCCTGTAACTGGATGGCAGGCCACGACTCTTGTACGGTGCGGTCCACCTTATAATTCCGATGGCTCTTTCAACCTCGCCTCCAATGTCACTTCAGTTGTTATCCAGAACCTGACAACGTCAAATCCATGGGTGCGAGAAATCAATACTGATCTTAGCGTAACTGCATCTGGCACAGTAGCTAATGCCTTATCCAGAGGCATCAATATAACTCTCAATTTGGGGAATGCAGGAGTCCCGTTTTCTCAGTCATTTGCCGCCAGATCATCCACTAACCCATACTATTCAATGGGCGATCAACTAGATAATGGTGGCTCCTTTACCGCAACTTGCACTAATGTAACCAGCACCCCTTCGTCAGTCATTTGTACTCGGACTACAAACTCCAAGCCAATCATTGTGGGTGGGGTGTTAACCACAGATAACGACATTCGTAATCACTTCTACGTTCCCAGCACTGCCACAAACGTTACTATCGTCGGCGACAGTTTGTACGAAGATATTGTCTATTTGCCGCTTCCGAGGGCCCAATATACAACAATACGTAGAAGCGCAAGCAGTGGGTCTGCCAACTGCGATCGTACCAGCTGCTACCTTAGTGGAGGAGGTCAAGCGATCACACTAAGCAACATCAATGTACTTGTATTTCCCGACTTCATTATGGGAATTTAA
- a CDS encoding IS5 family transposase (programmed frameshift), which yields MAEMDAVVPWQALIALIEPFYPKTGSKGGRPPYPLATMLRIHLMQQWYSLSDPSMENALIEMPTMRRFAGIDMLSDRIPDQKTILAFRHLLEKHSLGEQISETVKAPFRERGMTMQQATLIDAALIAAPSSTKNKAGERDPEMHQTKKGNQWYHRYADGFAYGMKIHARMDKSTGLIHSVATTPANVHDLTPAAELLYGKEEVVYAVAGYQGIAKRPEMTGRSTEFRVVMRPGKRRTLPDTPDGKQQDLLETAKAHIRAKGEHPFRVIKQQFGFQKTSMRGMVMNRRMVNVLAALTNLFLTRRQLLATS from the exons CTGGCAGAGATGGACGCGGTGGTGCCCTGGCAGGCACTAATCGCTCTGATCGAGCCCTTTTACCCCAAGACCGGTAGCAAAGGTGGCCGCCCGCCT TACCCGCTGGCCACCATGCTGCGGATCCACCTGATGCAGCAGTGGTACTCCTTGAGCGATCCATCGATGGAGAATGCCTTGATCGAGATGCCGACGATGCGGCGGTTTGCGGGCATCGACATGCTCAGCGATCGGATCCCCGATCAGAAGACGATCCTAGCGTTCCGGCACCTGCTGGAGAAGCACAGCCTCGGTGAGCAGATTTCCGAGACCGTCAAGGCCCCTTTCAGGGAACGGGGTATGACCATGCAGCAGGCAACGCTCATCGATGCCGCCTTGATCGCCGCCCCCAGCTCCACCAAAAACAAGGCTGGTGAGCGTGATCCGGAGATGCACCAGACCAAGAAGGGCAACCAGTGGTATCACCGCTACGCGGATGGCTTCGCCTACGGCATGAAAATCCATGCGAGGATGGATAAGAGTACAGGCTTGATCCACTCCGTTGCCACCACTCCCGCCAACGTGCATGACCTCACCCCGGCAGCTGAGCTGCTGTACGGAAAGGAGGAGGTGGTATACGCCGTCGCTGGATACCAAGGAATCGCCAAGAGGCCCGAGATGACAGGCAGGTCTACGGAGTTTCGGGTGGTCATGCGTCCCGGTAAGCGCCGAACACTGCCTGATACACCAGACGGGAAGCAGCAGGATCTGTTGGAGACAGCCAAGGCCCACATCCGCGCCAAAGGAGAGCATCCATTTCGCGTGATCAAGCAGCAGTTCGGCTTTCAGAAGACCAGTATGCGGGGCATGGTGATGAACCGCAGAATGGTTAACGTGCTGGCTGCGCTGACGAATCTGTTCCTGACGCGGCGTCAGTTGCTTGCGACTTCATGA
- a CDS encoding nucleotidyltransferase domain-containing protein, with translation MEQADGWARRQAAADPELAAVGIFGSYGRGDAGVGSDLDLLLVLHSANC, from the coding sequence ATTGAGCAGGCGGACGGGTGGGCCCGGCGGCAGGCTGCCGCCGATCCGGAGCTGGCGGCTGTAGGGATTTTCGGCTCCTACGGGCGCGGAGATGCGGGTGTGGGAAGCGATCTGGATCTGCTGCTGGTGCTGCACAGTGCGAACTGCTGA
- a CDS encoding HEPN domain-containing protein yields the protein MAERSDDWLNQALRDLEQSEASMETDRHEWACFAAHQATEKALKALNMALGQQAWGHTLTRLWAAVPGKADLQPPYPESIDDRLRLLDGFYIPTRSPDSYPEGTPGEHFGKLQSEQGLFHATTIIEWVRAVMAHLGPRH from the coding sequence ATGGCTGAACGCTCCGACGACTGGCTGAATCAGGCTCTGCGGGATCTTGAGCAGTCCGAGGCCTCCATGGAGACTGACCGCCATGAGTGGGCCTGTTTTGCGGCCCATCAGGCCACTGAGAAAGCCTTGAAGGCTCTGAACATGGCCCTGGGGCAACAGGCCTGGGGCCACACCCTCACCAGGCTCTGGGCGGCTGTGCCCGGCAAGGCTGACTTGCAGCCCCCTTATCCGGAGTCCATCGACGACCGGCTCCGCTTGCTGGATGGCTTCTACATCCCGACCCGGTCTCCCGACAGCTACCCGGAGGGCACACCTGGTGAACATTTCGGCAAACTGCAGAGTGAACAGGGACTGTTTCATGCCACCACCATCATCGAATGGGTTCGTGCTGTGATGGCCCACCTCGGCCCACGTCATTGA
- the lepA gene encoding translation elongation factor 4, with the protein MTDVPAQRIRNFCIIAHIDHGKSTLADRLLQDTGTVAARDMQAQFLDNMELERERGITIKLQAARMEYKAADGQTYILNLIDTPGHVDFSYEVSRSLLACEGALLVVDASQGVEAQTLANVYLALENDLEIIPVLNKIDLPGADPDRIKAEIEAIIGLDTSTAINCSAKTGLGVPEILQAVVDRVPAPPDQVDEPLRALIFDSYYDPYRGVIVYFRVISGVIARKDKVLLMASGKVVELDEVGVMAPDQRQVESLHAGEVGYLSASIKAVADARVGDTITLAANPASEPLPGYAEATPMVFCGLFPTDADQYPDLREALDKLQLSDAALQYEPETSSAMGFGFRCGFLGLLHMEIVQERLEREYDLDLIVTAPSVIYQVNMIDGSTLMVDNPATLPDPQKRESIEEPYVKLEIYTPNVYNGALMELCQERRGEFIDMKYITTDRVTLHYEMPLAEVVTDFFDQMKSRTKGYASMEYSLIGYRRNELVRLDVLINGEKADPLTTIVHRDKAYNVGKSLVEKLKELIPRQQFKIPIQASIGSRIIASESISAIRKDVLAKCYGGDISRKKKLLKKQAKGKKRMKAMGRVEVPQEAFMAVLKLNQ; encoded by the coding sequence ATGACCGACGTTCCCGCCCAGCGGATCCGTAACTTCTGCATCATCGCCCACATCGACCACGGCAAATCGACCCTGGCCGACCGCCTGCTGCAGGACACCGGCACCGTGGCCGCCCGGGACATGCAGGCCCAGTTCCTCGACAACATGGAGCTGGAGCGGGAGCGGGGCATCACGATCAAGCTCCAGGCCGCCCGCATGGAGTACAAGGCGGCTGACGGCCAGACCTACATCCTCAACCTGATCGATACGCCGGGGCACGTCGATTTCTCCTATGAGGTGAGCCGCAGCCTGCTGGCCTGCGAGGGCGCGCTGCTGGTGGTGGATGCCAGCCAGGGGGTGGAGGCCCAGACGCTGGCCAACGTGTACCTGGCGCTGGAGAACGATCTCGAGATCATCCCGGTGCTCAACAAGATCGACCTGCCCGGGGCCGATCCCGATCGCATCAAGGCGGAGATCGAGGCGATCATCGGCCTTGATACCTCCACGGCCATCAACTGCTCCGCCAAGACCGGCCTGGGGGTGCCCGAGATCCTGCAGGCGGTGGTGGATCGGGTGCCGGCACCGCCGGACCAGGTGGATGAACCGCTGCGGGCCCTGATCTTCGACTCCTACTACGACCCCTACCGGGGGGTGATCGTCTATTTCCGGGTGATCAGCGGCGTGATCGCCCGCAAGGACAAGGTGCTGCTGATGGCCAGCGGCAAGGTGGTGGAGCTCGATGAGGTGGGGGTGATGGCGCCGGACCAGCGCCAGGTGGAGAGCCTCCATGCCGGTGAGGTGGGCTACCTGTCCGCCTCGATCAAGGCGGTGGCCGATGCCCGCGTCGGCGACACCATCACCCTGGCGGCGAACCCGGCGAGCGAACCGCTGCCCGGCTATGCCGAGGCCACGCCGATGGTGTTCTGCGGCCTGTTCCCCACCGATGCCGACCAGTACCCCGACCTGCGGGAGGCCCTCGACAAGCTGCAGCTCTCCGACGCGGCGCTGCAGTACGAGCCGGAGACCAGCAGCGCCATGGGCTTCGGCTTCCGCTGCGGCTTCCTGGGCCTGCTGCACATGGAGATCGTGCAGGAGCGGCTGGAGCGGGAGTACGACCTCGACCTGATCGTCACCGCGCCTTCGGTGATCTACCAGGTGAACATGATCGACGGCAGCACCCTGATGGTGGACAACCCCGCCACCCTCCCCGATCCCCAGAAGCGGGAATCGATTGAGGAGCCCTATGTGAAGCTGGAGATCTACACCCCCAATGTGTACAACGGCGCCCTGATGGAGCTGTGCCAGGAACGGCGCGGTGAGTTCATCGACATGAAGTACATCACCACCGACCGAGTGACGCTGCACTATGAGATGCCGCTGGCTGAAGTTGTGACGGATTTCTTCGATCAGATGAAGAGCCGCACCAAGGGCTACGCCTCGATGGAGTACAGCCTGATCGGCTACCGTCGCAACGAGCTGGTGCGCCTCGATGTGCTGATCAACGGCGAGAAGGCCGATCCGCTCACCACCATCGTGCACCGGGACAAGGCCTACAACGTGGGCAAGAGCCTGGTGGAGAAGCTCAAGGAGCTGATCCCCCGGCAGCAGTTCAAAATTCCGATCCAGGCCTCGATCGGCAGCCGCATCATCGCCAGCGAAAGCATCAGCGCCATCCGCAAGGACGTGCTGGCCAAGTGCTACGGCGGCGACATCTCCCGCAAGAAGAAGCTGCTCAAGAAGCAGGCCAAGGGCAAGAAGCGGATGAAGGCCATGGGCCGGGTGGAGGTGCCCCAGGAGGCCTTCATGGCGGTGCTGAAGCTGAATCAGTGA
- a CDS encoding class I SAM-dependent methyltransferase: protein MDPNPAYPTEKTYGAFLHRELSVSWLMLATLMGGRHRLDPDLLNRQFSYLDLGCGHGLNLLFNAAAHPRARFYGLDLNPTHIAGARAKAEALGLGNVQFALADLTTFSEGRPSTGPCRGWPEAYDVVVAHGLASWVGPAVREALIAAAGSLLRPGGIFYCSYNTYPGWLSRSTLQMLSVEEALRAGGSTSAAGIRKAADTLLRCMGSEDNVWPLGHELPGLRSQIEQFQPLPEAYLVGEYQAAHQPLYVGPMHRLCRAHGLTPIGSASLPELFPELLDPGRRALVMEAVDAPMREVLFDLAINQTFRRDLFARGACPPSTPWWRRTLADLQLHSCAESGDDRDAFDTSLGRLGLDPDFVRTLKEVLADGPQSLGWLMEQASLDLEDALMRLAVLAGAGVIGVGFPTATPSPGPAIAGFNQRCLDQITAGEEIGALLSPVLLQPVNVNLLEAFFLQVADAGLPAADLAQLVWMGIGMAGGNVKDPEGQPIEDPEQALSHLQDFWETFAAGRLPVLRRLGIGNAGAPIPAA, encoded by the coding sequence ATGGACCCCAACCCCGCCTATCCCACCGAGAAGACCTACGGCGCCTTCCTGCACCGGGAGCTTTCGGTGTCCTGGCTCATGCTGGCCACGCTGATGGGCGGCCGCCACCGGCTGGATCCCGACCTGCTCAACAGACAGTTCAGCTATCTCGATCTCGGTTGCGGTCACGGCCTCAACCTGCTCTTCAATGCTGCGGCCCATCCCCGGGCCCGCTTCTACGGACTGGATCTGAATCCCACCCACATCGCCGGCGCCCGGGCCAAGGCCGAGGCGCTGGGCCTCGGCAACGTGCAGTTCGCCCTGGCCGATCTGACGACATTTTCGGAGGGGCGGCCCAGCACCGGCCCCTGCCGTGGCTGGCCCGAGGCCTACGACGTCGTGGTGGCCCACGGACTGGCGAGCTGGGTGGGGCCCGCGGTGAGGGAAGCCCTCATCGCCGCTGCCGGCTCGCTGCTGCGGCCGGGAGGAATCTTCTACTGCTCCTACAACACCTATCCGGGCTGGTTGTCGCGCAGCACCCTGCAGATGCTGAGTGTGGAGGAGGCCCTGCGGGCGGGGGGCAGCACCTCCGCGGCAGGCATTCGCAAGGCGGCGGACACCCTCCTGAGGTGCATGGGCAGCGAGGACAACGTCTGGCCCCTCGGCCATGAGCTCCCAGGACTTCGATCCCAGATCGAGCAGTTTCAGCCCTTGCCTGAGGCCTATCTGGTGGGTGAATACCAGGCGGCCCACCAACCGCTCTATGTGGGCCCGATGCACCGGCTCTGCAGGGCCCACGGCCTCACCCCGATCGGCTCGGCCTCCCTGCCGGAGCTGTTCCCGGAGCTGCTGGATCCAGGGCGGCGCGCCCTGGTGATGGAGGCGGTGGATGCCCCGATGCGGGAGGTGCTCTTCGATCTGGCGATCAACCAGACCTTCCGGCGCGACCTCTTTGCCCGGGGAGCCTGCCCCCCATCGACGCCCTGGTGGCGCCGGACCCTGGCGGACCTGCAGCTGCATTCCTGCGCGGAATCAGGGGATGACAGGGACGCCTTCGATACGAGCCTCGGCCGGCTGGGGCTCGATCCGGACTTCGTGCGGACGTTGAAGGAGGTCCTCGCCGATGGCCCCCAGAGCCTGGGTTGGCTGATGGAGCAGGCCTCGCTGGATCTGGAGGATGCCCTGATGCGGCTCGCCGTTCTCGCGGGCGCAGGGGTGATCGGCGTGGGCTTCCCCACTGCGACGCCATCGCCGGGGCCTGCCATCGCCGGTTTCAATCAGCGTTGCCTGGATCAGATCACGGCGGGCGAGGAGATCGGCGCCCTGCTCTCGCCCGTGCTGCTGCAGCCCGTCAACGTCAACCTGCTGGAGGCCTTCTTCCTGCAGGTCGCCGATGCCGGCCTGCCGGCGGCCGACCTGGCCCAGCTGGTGTGGATGGGGATCGGCATGGCGGGCGGCAACGTCAAGGACCCCGAGGGGCAGCCGATCGAGGACCCGGAGCAGGCGCTGAGCCACCTGCAGGACTTCTGGGAGACCTTCGCCGCCGGGCGCCTGCCGGTGCTGCGACGCCTTGGCATCGGCAACGCCGGTGCGCCAATCCCCGCCGCCTGA
- a CDS encoding NifU family protein: MTTDTASPESTAAAVESDPRALTIENVERVLDELRPYLMADGGNVEIVEIDGPVVKVRLQGACGSCPSSTMTLKMGIERKLREAIPEVSEVVQVL; this comes from the coding sequence ATGACCACCGACACCGCCAGCCCCGAGAGCACGGCAGCTGCCGTGGAGAGCGACCCCCGCGCCCTCACCATCGAGAACGTGGAGCGGGTGCTCGACGAGCTGCGCCCTTACCTGATGGCAGATGGCGGCAACGTGGAGATCGTCGAGATCGACGGTCCGGTGGTGAAGGTGCGGCTGCAGGGTGCCTGCGGCTCCTGCCCCAGCAGCACCATGACCTTGAAGATGGGCATCGAGCGCAAGCTGCGCGAAGCGATCCCCGAAGTGAGCGAAGTGGTGCAGGTGCTCTGA
- a CDS encoding type II toxin-antitoxin system prevent-host-death family antitoxin, whose amino-acid sequence MAEAKAQLSALLEAVEMGDEVVITRRGQPVARLVREIPAPVEEAPTPWLERLRRFHDHQAPFPGDAVALVGELRRDRG is encoded by the coding sequence TTGGCCGAAGCGAAGGCGCAGCTTTCCGCCCTTCTGGAAGCGGTGGAGATGGGCGACGAGGTGGTGATCACCCGCCGTGGACAACCGGTGGCCCGACTGGTGCGCGAAATCCCGGCCCCAGTGGAGGAAGCCCCGACGCCATGGCTGGAGCGGCTGCGGCGGTTCCATGACCACCAGGCCCCCTTTCCAGGCGACGCTGTCGCTCTGGTGGGTGAGCTGCGGCGGGATCGGGGATGA
- the serS gene encoding serine--tRNA ligase: MLDQRLLRNDPTLITGPLARRGMATDLSGLRQLALEARDLEQRRSELQAEGNRIGKEVGERIRAGAAPGGEEVKELREQGNRIKRQVAELEDQEKGIEAQLQQQLLVLPNLPSPLCPSGSSEAENVEVKRWGTPRRETGLQEHWQIAERLGIVDSERSVRIAQSRFVTLLGQGARLERALISFMLDRHAARGYTEVLPPVLVNTASLTGSGQLPKFAEESFRCADDDLWLTPTAEVPLTSLHRGEVLGAEQLPLRYAAYTPCFRREAGSYGRDTRGLIRLHQFNKVELYWFVAPEESEAAHEQLTLDAEAILEALELPYRRLELCTGDLGFSAARTYDLEVWLAGAGTYREISSCSTCGDFQARRASIRFRDGKTTRLLHTLNGSGLAVGRTMAALLEAGQQPDGSVRIPAALVPYMGAEWIKGN, encoded by the coding sequence GTGCTGGATCAGCGCCTGCTGCGCAACGACCCGACGCTGATCACCGGCCCGCTGGCCCGGCGCGGCATGGCCACCGACCTTTCCGGGCTGCGCCAGCTGGCCCTCGAGGCCCGCGACCTGGAGCAGCGGCGCAGTGAGCTGCAGGCGGAGGGCAACCGCATCGGCAAGGAGGTGGGCGAGCGCATCAGGGCCGGCGCCGCCCCGGGCGGGGAGGAGGTGAAGGAGCTGCGGGAGCAGGGCAACCGGATCAAGCGCCAGGTGGCTGAACTCGAAGACCAGGAGAAGGGGATCGAAGCGCAGCTGCAGCAGCAGCTGTTGGTGCTGCCCAACCTGCCCTCCCCCCTCTGCCCGTCGGGCAGCAGCGAGGCAGAAAACGTGGAGGTGAAGCGCTGGGGCACACCGCGCCGCGAAACCGGCCTGCAGGAGCACTGGCAGATCGCCGAGCGGCTCGGCATCGTCGACAGCGAGCGCTCGGTGCGCATCGCCCAGAGCCGCTTCGTCACCCTGCTGGGCCAGGGCGCCCGGCTGGAGCGGGCCCTGATCAGCTTCATGCTCGATCGCCACGCTGCGCGGGGCTACACCGAGGTGCTTCCGCCGGTGCTGGTGAACACCGCCAGCCTCACCGGCTCCGGTCAGCTGCCCAAGTTCGCCGAGGAAAGCTTCCGCTGCGCCGACGACGACCTCTGGCTCACCCCCACCGCCGAGGTGCCGCTCACGTCCCTCCATCGCGGCGAGGTGCTGGGGGCCGAGCAGCTGCCACTCAGGTACGCCGCCTACACCCCCTGCTTCCGCCGCGAAGCCGGCTCCTACGGCCGCGACACCCGCGGCCTGATCCGCCTGCACCAGTTCAACAAGGTGGAGCTCTACTGGTTCGTGGCCCCGGAGGAATCGGAGGCGGCCCACGAGCAGCTCACCCTCGATGCCGAGGCGATCCTGGAGGCCCTCGAGCTGCCCTACCGGCGGCTGGAGCTGTGCACGGGAGATCTGGGCTTCTCCGCCGCCCGCACCTACGACCTGGAGGTGTGGCTGGCAGGCGCCGGCACCTACCGGGAGATCTCCAGCTGCAGCACCTGCGGCGACTTCCAGGCCCGGCGGGCCTCGATCCGCTTCCGGGACGGCAAGACCACCCGCCTGCTGCACACCCTCAACGGCAGCGGCCTGGCCGTGGGCCGCACCATGGCCGCCCTGCTGGAGGCGGGCCAGCAACCGGATGGCAGCGTCAGGATTCCGGCGGCCCTGGTGCCGTACATGGGGGCTGAGTGGATCAAGGGGAACTGA
- a CDS encoding PilZ domain-containing protein, whose protein sequence is MSASMRLASGRTVYVTVTDLSRTGACVVRRGVLDVDVSEEVWLDVSDFEEKQSVTLPARVQWVSSKGYGIHLGLLFRDGPLLPGTLLDQYLDQTLQTPRG, encoded by the coding sequence GTGTCCGCCAGCATGCGGCTGGCTTCTGGTCGCACCGTCTACGTGACGGTGACCGATCTGAGTCGCACGGGCGCCTGCGTTGTCCGCCGTGGAGTTCTCGACGTGGACGTCAGCGAGGAGGTCTGGCTCGATGTCAGCGACTTCGAGGAGAAGCAGAGTGTGACGTTGCCGGCCCGAGTGCAGTGGGTGAGTTCCAAGGGCTACGGCATCCACCTCGGCCTGCTGTTCAGGGATGGGCCACTTTTGCCCGGTACCCTGCTGGATCAGTATCTGGATCAGACGCTCCAGACTCCAAGAGGCTGA
- the rseP gene encoding RIP metalloprotease RseP: MGVLTALAILAGLIVVHEAGHFFAATWQGIRVSGFSIGFGPALIQRRRRGVLFALRAIPLGGFVAFPDDEEDSSIAADDPDLMGNRPLAQRALVIAAGVIANLLLAWSVLLAQGLVLGIPSGFSTTPGVVVAAVQPGQAAAGSGLQPGDRIVAVDGTPLAGGQDAVMALVERIKEAPGRTLRLQADRNGTLLRLPLTPTDSGGIGRIGAQLQPNGTESFRPATSPLEPILQANHDFLALTRRTVEGFGTLLTHFGETAPQVSGPVKIVEMGASLASQGGSSLFLFTALISINLAVLNALPLPLLDGGQFALLLLEGVRGRPLADRYQMAFMQSGFVFLVGLSLVLIVKDTSQLPAIQQLLSR, from the coding sequence ATGGGTGTACTGACGGCGCTGGCGATCCTGGCGGGCCTGATCGTGGTGCACGAGGCCGGCCACTTCTTCGCCGCCACCTGGCAGGGCATCCGGGTCAGCGGTTTCTCGATCGGCTTCGGGCCCGCCCTGATCCAGCGGCGGCGCCGTGGCGTGCTCTTCGCCCTGCGGGCCATCCCCCTGGGCGGGTTCGTGGCCTTCCCCGACGACGAGGAGGACAGCAGCATCGCCGCCGACGATCCCGACCTGATGGGCAACCGGCCCCTGGCCCAGCGGGCCCTGGTGATCGCCGCCGGCGTCATCGCCAACCTGTTGCTGGCCTGGAGCGTGCTGCTGGCCCAGGGGCTGGTGCTCGGCATCCCCTCCGGCTTCAGCACCACCCCCGGTGTGGTGGTGGCCGCCGTGCAGCCCGGCCAGGCGGCCGCCGGTTCCGGCCTGCAGCCGGGCGATCGCATCGTGGCGGTGGACGGCACCCCCCTGGCCGGCGGCCAGGACGCGGTGATGGCCCTGGTGGAGCGCATCAAGGAGGCCCCCGGCCGCACCCTGCGCCTGCAGGCCGACCGCAACGGCACCCTCCTGCGGCTGCCCCTCACCCCCACGGACAGCGGCGGCATCGGCCGCATCGGCGCCCAGCTGCAGCCCAACGGCACCGAGTCCTTCCGGCCGGCCACCAGCCCGCTGGAGCCGATCCTGCAGGCCAACCACGACTTCCTGGCGCTCACCCGCCGCACCGTCGAGGGCTTCGGCACCCTGCTCACCCACTTCGGCGAAACCGCCCCCCAGGTGTCGGGGCCGGTGAAGATCGTCGAGATGGGGGCCTCCCTGGCCAGCCAGGGCGGCAGCAGCCTGTTCCTGTTCACCGCCCTGATCTCGATCAACCTGGCGGTGCTCAACGCCCTTCCCCTGCCCCTGCTCGACGGCGGCCAGTTCGCCCTGCTGCTGCTGGAGGGGGTGCGGGGCCGCCCCCTGGCCGACCGGTACCAGATGGCCTTCATGCAGTCGGGCTTCGTCTTCCTGGTGGGCCTCTCCCTGGTGCTGATCGTCAAGGACACCAGCCAGCTGCCCGCCATCCAGCAGCTGCTCAGCCGCTGA
- the nth gene encoding endonuclease III: MPRFPSPRTRAPLILERLGVLYPEATCSLDWRTPWELLVATMLSAQCTDERVNKVTPALFERFPDAAAAAAVESEAVEPYVQSTGFYRNKAKHIVAASRLLMERHGGAVPASMEELLPLPGVARKTANVVLAHAFGINAGVTVDTHVKRLANRLRLTRHSDPKRIEPDLMKLVPRPQWETLSIRLIFHGRAVCVARKPRCAGCGLADLCPSHPGP, translated from the coding sequence GTGCCCCGCTTCCCCAGCCCGCGCACCCGGGCGCCGCTGATCCTCGAGCGCCTCGGCGTCCTCTACCCGGAGGCCACCTGCTCCCTCGACTGGCGCACCCCCTGGGAGCTGCTCGTGGCCACCATGCTCTCGGCCCAGTGCACCGACGAGCGAGTCAACAAGGTGACCCCGGCCCTGTTCGAGCGCTTCCCCGATGCCGCCGCCGCCGCCGCCGTCGAGAGCGAGGCGGTGGAGCCCTATGTGCAGTCGACCGGCTTCTACCGCAACAAGGCGAAGCACATCGTGGCCGCGTCCCGCCTGCTGATGGAACGCCACGGGGGGGCCGTGCCGGCGTCGATGGAGGAGCTGCTGCCCCTGCCGGGGGTGGCCCGCAAGACCGCCAACGTGGTGCTGGCCCACGCCTTCGGCATCAACGCCGGCGTCACTGTGGACACCCACGTGAAACGGCTGGCCAATCGCCTGCGCCTCACCCGCCACAGCGACCCGAAGCGGATCGAACCGGATCTGATGAAGCTGGTGCCACGGCCCCAGTGGGAGACCCTCTCGATCCGGCTGATCTTCCACGGCCGGGCCGTCTGTGTGGCCCGCAAGCCCCGCTGCGCCGGCTGCGGCCTGGCCGATCTCTGCCCCAGCCACCCGGGCCCCTGA